The Blautia luti nucleotide sequence CCGGGAGCTGGCAGTCACAGTGAAGCATGTGGTGCTGGTAGAACTGATCGCAGTTTTGTACCTGTTTACCATACAGGCAGGGCAGCAGTTCTCCAGATCTGTGTTATATCTCACAGGAGTTTTCTACGGAATCATCACTTATCTGGTGCGCATTTTATGGAAAACATTTCTGCAGAAAAAGATGCTGGCAGGAGGCAGCAGATCCCTGCTGATCGTAACGACGAAAGACATTGCCTCTACAGTGATCAGGAACATTAAGGAACATAATTTCGAGATGTTCAGCATAGCCGGCCTAGTCATCATAGATGAAGATATGACAGGGGAAAATATCTGCGGCATCCCGGTAGTAGCAGGGGAAAAGACAGCAGCCAACTATGTATGCAGGGAATGGATCGACGAAGTATTTGTCAATGTAAGTCCGGAATATCCCTATCCCCAGAAACTCATAGATCAGTTCATGGAAACCGGTGTCACCGTTCACTTAAACCTTGCCCGGATCTCAGAATCTCTGGGCAGCAAACAGCTGGTGGAGAAAGTGGGAAACTACACAGTTCTCACCACAAGCATGAATTATGCCACTACCAAACAGGTATTTATGAAACGTGTCCTGGATATCTGCGGCGGTCTGGTGGGATGCATTTTTACAGGAATTATTGTTCTGTTCGTAGGACCTGCCATTTACATCAGCTCCCCTGGCCCGATCTTTTTCTCTCAGGAGCGAGTAGGCAAAAACGGTAAGAAATTCAAAATGTACAAATTCCGAAGCATGTACATGGATGCCGAAGAACGAAAAAAAGAACTGATGAAAGAAAACCGCGTCAGCGACGGCATGATGTTCAAGATGGACTTCGATCCCCGTGTCATCGGCAACAAGATCCTGCCCAACGGCGAAAAGAAAACCGGAATCGGCGACTTCATCCGCAAAACCAGCCTGGATGAATTCCCCCAGTTCTTCAATGTCCTGAAAGGCGACATGTCCCTGGTAGGCACCCGCCCGCCCACACTCGACGAATGGGAAAAATACGAACTGCACCACCGCGCCCGTCTCGCCATCAAACCCGGAATCACCGGCATGTGGCAGGTAAGCGGCCGAAGCGAGATTACAGATTTCGAGGAAGTGGTGAAGCTGGATACGGAGTATATTGCGAATTGGGATGTGGGGTTGGATTTTAAGATTTTGTTTAAGACGGTTATGAGTGTTTTGAAAAAGGAAGGGTCGATGTAAGGATTCCATATAAGTAAGATGAATTTCAGGAGGATATAGAATTATGAAAAAGAACTACAAGATTGCTGTTGCTGGAACTGGTTATGTTGGTTTGTCGATTGCCACATTGCTTTCCCAGCACCATCAGGTGACTGCTGTGGATATTATCCCGGAGAAGGTGGACATGATCAACAACCGTAAGTCCCCAATTCAGGATGACTATATCGAAAAATATCTCGCAGAAAAAGAACTGAACCTGACCGCAACTCTGGATGCAAAGGTTGCATACTCTGATGCGGACTTTGTTGTTATAGCGGCTCCTACGAATGTCTACCTCAAACTTTCAGTGGCGGCATGATGGTCTACGGTGGCGTATAAAACTCATGCAAAATCCCCCTACTGCGAGCCTGTTTTATTGCAGAGCAAGGTAGTGACATGACACCTTCATTTTTCTGAAGAATTAGAGGTGGATGTTGAAAGTGTTGAAAAGCCCAAAATCTATTTTTCTGGAAAAGTTTATTGCAGACGAGAGATGGACATGATAACTGCATTTTTCTGGAGAATTAGAGGCAGTGAGGGGTAGATGATTGTTCATGTTGCAACAAGAGGAAGATATGAACTTGTACAGTTTTAACAAAGTGAGTTGGTGTACGGGTTATGACAATAAAGGTCAGCACTTTGAAAAAGGGAGAAGTTCGACTGCGGGTTATGACAATAAGACCTAACACTTTGTTGGTGAGCTGGTATGAAGGTGTCTACCATAAAGTTTCAGTTGAAGCGAAATAAGTGAGTAGCCCATGACAGGTCTACATAAAAGATTCAGTGATGGTCGGAAAAGTGGACTGCAATATGACTGCGGAAGATGACCACTGTGAGAAAAATGATAACTACAGTGCGATAGCTCATCCGGCATGGATGATAAACACACTGTTCTAAATAGATAAAGCCCGCCGGTGTTCTGCATCGGCGGTTAGATATAAAAACTTGTGAGAGGAATATAGCGGAATGTCAAATAAGAAAAAACTTCTGATTTATGCTCATTACTATATTCCAGATACTGCGTCAACGGGGCAGATCCTCCGTGAATTGGCGGAGGGTATGCTGGATAAGTTCGACATAACAGTCATCTGCGTGGTACCGAGTTACTTAGGAACTATCGAAGATAAATATAAGACGCAGAAACATTACGAAGAAGATATTAACGGCGTAAAAGTTTTAAGGATAAGAGTACCGGAGTTTAGCAAGACCAATAAGAAAAGCCGTGTGAAGAACATTGTCTCCTATTTCTTTGGAGCGATGGGTGCGACTTTCAAAGTCGGCAAGATGGACTATGTGTTTTCCATCTCCCAGCCTCCGATTCTCGGCGGTTTGCTGGGCGTCTGGGGGAAATGGATGAAACACGCCAAGTACATTTACAACATTCAAGACTTTAACCCGGAGCAGGTGTTGGCTGTTGGCTATACCAAGAGCAAGATTATCACTGATGCCATGATGTGGTTCGACAAGTTCAGCTGCAAGCGCAGTGACCTTGTAATTACAGTCGGTCGCGATTTGGTGGAAACGGTAGAAAATCGCTTCAAGGGTAAGAAAGTCCCGAAAACCGTTATGATCAACAACTGGATTGATGAAAACGAAATCTATCCGTTGGATGAGAATAACGAGAAGGTTCAGGCTTTTAAGAAGAAATACGGTCTCGATGGCAAGTTTGTCATTATGTACTCTGGCAATATCGGTCTTTACTATGACCTTGAGAATCTGATCAAGGTTGTGGAGAGAATCAAACCGGGAATTAAGACTGCCGATGGCCGAGAGGTCGTATTCGCATTTGTTGGTGCAGGCTCCGTGCTAGACAAGCTGAAGAACTATGTAAAAGAGCATCACATGGACAATGTGACTTTCATTCCGTACCAGGATAAGGCTGACCTGATTTATAGCCTAAATGCCGGGGATGTTCACTGGTGTGTGAACGCAAAAGGCATCAAAGGCGTGAGCTGTCCATCGAAGGCATACGGAATAATGGCCGCTTCGAAGCCCATTTTAGGGGTCTTGGAGTCAGGCTCTGAAGTTCGCTGCTTGATTGAAGATACACATGGCGGTCTTTGCTGTGAGCCGGGTGAGTATGACAAGGTTGAGAAAAACATCCGCTGGTTCATTGATAACGCTGGAAATAGCGAGTTGAAGGCAATGGGAGCCAGAGGTCGCGAGAATCTGGAAAAGAACCTGACCAGAAATGTGTCGGTGAGAAAGTACGCAGAAGAAATTCTGAAGCTGTGAGGTAAAAATGGGAAAGATAGTAAAGTTAATAAAATCATTTCTTCAACGCCGTGGAACGAGAATTAGTCCATTTGCGGTACTACATGATGTTACTTATAACACCACAACAGCAATTAAACCTCTTGCGAAACTAGAACGTTCAAATATAGGAAAATGTACTTATATTGGAACAATGGCCGCTGTATATGACAGTGAGATTGGAAGTTTTTGTTCTATTGCCCGTGAAGCTTATGTGGGGGGGGGGCAAAGCATCCGATTGATTGGGTAACAACGTCGCCGTGTTTTCACCTTAAGGATAATGCTACAGGTGTTTGTTATGCAGAAAATCCATTTGAATGGAAAACAAAAACTTGTGTTGGTAATGATGTCTGGATTGGAGAACGAGCTACGATATTATCTGGTTTAACAATCGGTGATGGAGCTGTGATTGGCGGAGGAAGCGTTGTTACTAAAAATGTTGGTCCGTATGAAATCTGGGCAGGAAATCCAGCTAGATTTATTAAGAAAACGTTTTGCGGATGAAACAATTGAAAAACTGGAGAAGATTCAGTGGTGGAATTTTAACGATTCTGAATTGGAGCAATTAGGCCATCTGGTGATGAATGTAGATAAGTTCTTGGAAAAAGCAGAACGATAAGAAAGGAATTTAATAGAAATGGCTGCAGATATTACAGCGATAATACTTACAAAAAATGAAGAAGTTAATATAGAGGAGTGCATTAAATCTATTATTGCGACAGTTAAAAGAATTGTAGTAATAGATAGTTTCAGCACGGATAAAACAGTTGAAATAGCAAAGAGAATGGGAGCAGAAGTTTACCAGCATCCATTTGAAAACTATGCCAAACAGTATATATATGGTGTGGAAGTTGCTAAGGCTGAAACTGTGTGGACATTAAGAATTGATGCAGACGAACGGTTAACCCCGGATTCAGCAAATGAGTTGGCACAGCTTTGTGATAGTAACATGAAAACCGATGTTACTGGAATTGTTTTGAGGTTTAAAAAGAATTTTTTAGGGAAAGATTTGTATCACGGTGGTGTTTATCCCTGGAAGAAAATGAACTGCTATAAAACAAAGTTCGGCGAAATAGAAGATCGAAATATGGATGAGCACATCGTATTAAGTTCTGGAAAAGTAATCGAAATGAAAAATGATTGCCTGCATTTTGATTTCAAAAATCTTGAATACTTCGTCAATAAGCATAATTGGTATTCGTCTCGTGAGACAGTAGATTATTTTGAAAATCTGGAAAATGCAAAAGCCAAGAGTGAACTAGATGCAAAGTCTTGGTTCAAAATGAATGTGTATTATAAATTGCCGATAGGTTTTAGATCGCATTTATATTATCTATATCGATACTATATAAAACTAGGCTTTTTGGATGGCAAGGAAGGAAAAATATATGCATTCCTTCAGGCATACTGGTACCGGTATTTAGTAGATGCGAAAATTTATGAGTGTAAAAAGATGGGGACTAGATATCAGGGCAAGGGTGCCTTGAAATAAAAGCAAGGAGATAATAGCGTGGCGATAAAAGTAATACACGTTGAAGGCGGACTGGGAAATCAGATGGCATGCTATGCAGTGTATGTGGCAGTCAAGGAAAGCAATCCAAATGATGAGTTTTATATTGATACATATTTATATGATGTCAAAGAAGCACATGCCACAATATCTATGTGGAACGGCTATGAACTTGAGAAAGTTTTTGGAGTGAAAATTCCGGACATTAGAAGTCTCTTCTCAGAGGAGCAGGTGGCAGAGCAAATAGAATATTTGAGAAAAAGTGAGTTCTGGAAGCACAATTGGAATTATACAGAAGCATTTATTGAGATGATGAAAAAATATAATCTCGACTTAAAAAATGCCTTTGGTGAAATAGGTGAATCGTCTTCTGGAATTAAATCTAAAATAAAGAATTTTGTAAAAAGTATTATTACAGAATCAACAGACTCGGCTTTCATATACAAAGGAAAAAGAGTTGCATACGCTTTGTATAAAAAAGTGAGCAAAGATTGTGGCGAGCATTTATATGAAAGAAAAGAAGGAAACTATTTTTATAATATCACATTGGATTTTATGAAAAGTAAGTTTCTTCAAGATAAAGTCGGGGATAAAGTGAGAGCTGGATTACAGTTCAATACCCCAAAGGACGAAGACAATTTGAAATATTTGCAGCTAGTCCAGACAACAGAATCGGTATCGATACACATTCGTAGGTCGGATTATCTGCAATTTAATGAGGATTGCTACAAATTTGGATATTTTCCGAAGTGCATTTCTTATATCAAGACAAAGGTTGTAGCTCCTGTGTTTTTTATTTTCTCTGATGATTTGAAATGGTGTGAAAACAATATTTCAGAAATTGGACTTTCAAGGAACGATAAAGTTTATTTTGTAGGTATCAATAGTGGCGATAGTAGCTTTAGAGATATGCAGATTATGGCAAATTGTAAACATAATATTGCAACTAAAAGTTCCTTTGGATGGTGGGGCAGTTTTTTAAATCCTAATCCAAATAAAATTACGATTACACAGGTTAGTGATTACGTTTCAACCAAACAATTTTAAATAGGAAATATAGAATGGATATTAAAAGAAAAGTATATAATATTTTAATCTTAGGAAAAGAAATACTAGGAGTATTAAGAAATTATATTCCTTTCAAATTTTGGAGAATACAATATCAATCATTCCCTAAGATTCGAGGAAAAGTATTTATCAATAGTTATGGAAACGTAAGATTGGGGAGAGACGTTATGATTAATTCGAACATAGATTCAAGCCAGTTAGGGTTCTTTCCAAAAACAATTTTGCACACAAGTAAAAGTGGAACGATAATTATTGAAGATAATGTAGGAATTTCAAATGCTACATTAAATGCAAGGGATAAGATTCATATAAAAAAGGGTGCAAGATTAGGAGCAGGCGTAAAAATTTATGACAACGATTTTCATGATTTATATCGTGAAAATCGAGAAGATGTGCCTGAAGTTGTACCAGCCAAGGAAGTAATTGTAGGAGAAAATGCCTTTGTAGGAGCGGGATCGATTGTTTTAAAGGGAGTTCATATTGGAAAAAACGCAATTATAGGGGCAGGTTCTGTTGTAACCAAGGATGTACCAGATAATGAAGTGTGGGCCGGAAATCCGGCTAAATATCTTAAAAATAGATAGAGTTTGGTGGGAGGAGGATTAATATGAAAATCGTGCATTGTGAATGCGGCTTGGGTAACCAGATGTGTTACTATGCGCAATATCTTGCTTTACAAAAAAAATATCCACAAGAAAAAGTGTGCCTTGAAACTTTTCTATTTGATGTACCTGGAATAGAAAAGCATATGAAAATGTGGAATGGCTATGAACTTGAAAAAGTGTTTGGAATAAAAGTAAATGATGTGAAAGATGAATTAGAGGAAGAGTACAGTAGCGTAATTAATAAAATTTTGGCTTCGAAATTCTGGGAAATAGGATGGGCTGCTTCTCAAAACGTTATATCTGAAATATTATACAATAACAATTTAATAGGTTTAGATAATGTTAGAAATGTCACATGTAGAAGATCAAAACTAAAAGAGTTTTATGTTGAACATAGGAATACGGTATGGGGATATTTGTTAAGAAATATAGCATGGAATATTTCTGGGAAAAATAACATGAATTCATACACTACATGTGAAGCATTTTCAGATGAAAAACAAGAATTCTTTTTCGATCTTTTTGAAATAATTAGACCAAACTCTGGAATTCAATCAATTAGAAAGGAATTATTGGAAGCTTTTTCATTCCCAAAGTTATGTGGTGAAAAGAATATATCTGTAGCATCTGAGATACAAAACAGTGATTCAGTAAGTATTCATGTTAGGAAATCTGATTGTTATAAATATAATGCAGATTGTTTTAAATTTGGATACTTTAAAAGAAGTGTTGGATATGTAAAACAAAATGTTGCAAATGCACATTTCTACATATTTTCTGATGATCCAGAATGGGTGTTACATAATTTGAAAACACTAGGATTAGATAAAAAAGATGAAATAACTTTTGTTAATTGGAATAGTGGAAAAGATAGCTACATAGATATGCAATTGATGTCAATGTGTAAGCATAACATTTCTACTAATAGTACCTTTGGATTTTGGGCATCTTTTTTAAACAAAAATCCAAATAAAATTACATGTGCACCGAAGGGTAGCTTTGATGTCACAAATTGGTTTTAAGGGGGAACAGTAATATGAAGGTTATGTGGCTGATAAATTTTGCCCTTCCTACAATTGCAAAAGGAACTGCTGTAAATGTAAATGAGGGATGGATATCAGGGATGTTAAATGCACTTGTAGAATTTAATAGCATTCATTTAGCAATATGTTATCCACAGAAAAGAACAAAAGAAGTTCAATATGATACGAATACAAATGTAGAATATATTGGTTATCCACAGAAAGAAAACTCGATAAAATATGATCCTGATCTAAAAAAAGTATTTGGCGACATAATTGATAATGTTGCTCCAGATATCATCCATTTAATGGGGACAGAATTTCCGCATTGCTATTCTATGGTTGAAGCGTGTATGGATAAGAAAATCAGACAAAAATTAGTTGTTTCCATACAAGGATTGGTATCCATATATTCGCAGCACTACCTTAATTCACTTCCAGTGGAAGTTGTGTATGGAAGAACAATTAGAGATTGGTTAAAAAATGAAAACCAAAGTAAAGCTGCGAAGAAGCTAAAATCCAGAGGGGAATATGAAGAAAAGGCTTTATCGTTAATTCCAAATGTAATAGGAAGAACAGATTGGGACAGGGCATGTACGATGCAGATGGCACCAAATGCTCAATACTATCACAACAATGAAGTTTTGCGTAAATCATTTTATGATGGAAAATGGAGTTTTGATAATTGTGAGAAACATAGCATTTTTATTAGTCAAGCAACAACTCCTATAAAAGGACTTCATATTATGCTGAGGGCAATGCCGCTGATTAAGAAAAAGTATCCAGATGTAAAGCTGTATGTTGCGGGTGCTAATATCAGTGCATTTCCCATATATAAAATAAGCTCATACGGAAAATATTTAAAGAAACTTATACAAAATCAAGGTTTATGCGAGAATGTGGTTTTCACTGGTCCGCTCGTTGAAAAGGAGATGAAGAGTAGATTTTTAGCATCTAATGTTTTTGTCAGTTCGTCTGTAATTGAAAATTCGCCAAATTCTGTTGGTGAGGCAATGATATTAGGTGTTCCTTGCATAACCTCTGATGTTGGGGGAGTAAAGAATATGATAAAACATGAAGAAGAGGGATTTATTTATCAGACAGATGCTCCTTATATGATTGCTTATTATGTGGATAAAATCTTTTCAATGAAGGCTGATGCGACGTTAATTGGAGCGAAAGCGAGAGAACATGCGCTACAAACTCACGACCCAATAATTAATGGAAGAGAATTAATTGAAATATATAGGAAAATAAAAAATGAGAATACCGAAGATGATGCGTAGAATAATTGTAGATTATTATGCGAAGAAAAAGAAACAAGAAATTGGTTGCATAAACATACCGATTGACATTCTGAAGAAAAAAATAGGTGTAGGTGTGATGTTAGGTGAAAATGTCACATTTATAGATAGAGATGTAGAAATTAAAGACTACACGTATATAAATAGTGGTTATCTTTATCCTGGAGTAAGAATTGGGAAATACTGCTCAATGGGACACAATGTTTGTATTGGACCTGGGGAACATTACATAAATAGATTATCGACATATCCTATTTGCACACGCGTATTAAAGGAAAAATTGCAGAATGAGTTTCCAAAAGTTAAGCCAACAATATTAAACAATGACATTTGGATTGGTCATGGTGCTGTTATTATGCAAGGAGTCAAAGTGGGAAATGGTGCAATTGTTGCAGCTGGGGCAGTAGTTACTAAAGACGTTCCGGCCTATTCTATAGTTGCAGGAGTCCCCGCCAAAATAATAAAGTATAGATTCAGGGAAGAGTTGATTCAAAAGCTTGATAAGTTTCAATGGTGGGATAAAAATGAAGAATGGATAGCACAACATAAGGAATTGTTTACTAAAAACATTTATGATGACAATTTATTCGAGGAGATAAAATGATTTCAGGGGATATGTTGAGAAAACTGCAGATGACTGAATTGGAAATACTTTTGAAAGTCGACGATATCTGTAGAAAAAATAATATTAAATATTTTTTAGTCGGTGGAACCTTACTTGGAGCAGTAAGGCATCAAGGATTTATACCTTGGGATGATGATCTTGATATAGCGATGCCGAGAGCTGATTATCAAAAATTTGTAGAAATATCCAGTAAGGCATTGGGAAGTCAATATCATTTTCAATGTGTAGAGAATGATGCTGATTATTGGTTATTATTTGGAAAAGTGAGAAAAAATGGGACGGTCTTTGCTGAAAGCAGGTTAAAGAATATACAAACAAATAAAGGTATATTTATAGATGTATTTCCACTAGATGATGGAAATAAGCCGAATGATTTCTTGCAGAAAGTCAGAATTAAGACCGCACGAAAAATCCAGTATGTTATGTATTGCCGAAGAGGGGTAATAGCTGGGGATGTGCCTTTGCAAATTAAAATTTTGACAAAATTATCTAGGGTAATGAGCATTAATAAATGGATGCGTTTAGGGCAGAAAATTGTATCGCACAAAAATAGAAATGCAAAATATTATTTTAATGTGGGGTCAAATTACAACTATAAAAAGCAGACAATATTAAAAGAAAAATATTATCCGTTAAAAGAATTGGAGTTTGAGGGACATAGATTTTTTGTCCCAAATGATTATGATTTTGTTCTGAAACAAATTTTTGGAACGAATTATATGGAATTGCCAGAAAAAGAGAAAAGGGTTAACCATGCACCGGAGTATATATCGTTTTGAATCATACAGAATGGAGGATGCTAAGAAATGAAAATAAGAAAGTCCTCTATAATGATAGTAATTTTATTGTTGATGCTATTTGAAATTTTCCTGTTTCCGGTAAAATTTTACAATTATGCGTCATATATTTTGGCCTTAGTATTATTTATATATGTTATCAAAATTGGCGGCCAGTTTCGCTCTATGTGGTATGTGTTTATGTTTCCGATAGCTATTCTTTTTTCAACATATATCAACTATGGATATGGTAGTAGGATTCTCTTTTTTACAATGATATATGGGTTAATGATTGTAGATGCATTCTACATAATTGCTGACTATATAAAAAAAGAATCATACAGTAGGCTTTTAGATATTTTAAGATCATTCTTTTTAAGCATAATGATTTTGAATGATATGCTTTGCATCTTAGGAATCAAATTTTATGGAACGTATTATTTAATTGGAAGTAAATTTAGAGTTGTATATCTGCACTGTTTGGTGATAGTGCTGTTGTATTCAAAAATTAGAAGACTAAAAAAAGTTAAACTTTCAGGATTGGCTATATATTCAATTATTATTTCTCAAATAGTAGATTGCTCGACTGGAGTTGTTGCAGTTTTAGTGGTTTGGGGAATGTTGATGATAAAAGATATCTTGATAGAGCGAATTAGTGGTGTAAAGTTTATTGCTATTTTATGGGGCGGAATTACATTAATATATGTTTCACTAAATACGGTCTTGCAGATTCCTTCTATTCAATATTTTATAACAAAAATATTGGGTGAGGATAGTTCTTTGACTGGAAGAACGAGAATATATGCCTATTTAACTGAAATAATTTTGAAAAATCCAATTTGGGGATATGGACATCAAAACACTATTGTTGAGAAAATTGTCGGTTTTGGTAATGCTCAGAATGGAACGATTAAGTTTCTTATTGATTATGGAGCAATTGGCTTGTGCGCATTTATTGCGTTAGTAGTTATAACCTTTTATAGACTGGGGAAGACATCTCGAAGTGTTAAAGAAAAAGCATATTCATTTGTTGTGCTAATTACAACACTGTTTATTTGCTCAATTGTTGAAGTGTCGTTTAATGCATATATGTATTTGGCCTTAGCGGTTATTGCAGGACTGTCTATTGCAACTAAGGAGGTTGGCGATGGATAAACATTCAAGAACAGGAAATGCAATGATAAATGCATTGACTGGTTCAGCTATGCAGATTGTAAATGTGGTATTGGGCTTTATAAGCAGAACCATTTTTATTTATTTGCTCAATTCAGATTATTTGGGCGTTAATAGCCTATATACAAATATTTTGACGGTTTTATCTTTTGCCGAACTTGGAATAGGTAGCGCAATTGTTTTTAGCCTTTATAAACCGATTGCCGATAAGGATAAAACAAAAATACAAGCCTTAATGAAATTATATAAAAGAGCTTATTGTTTTATAGGAATTTCTGTGCTGGTAATGGGACTGTGTGTTATTCCTTTTTTACCGTATATCATTAGAGAAAAGCCAGATGTTAAAGAAAATTTGACTTTAGTATATGTACTTTTTTTGATAAATACTTCAGCTTCGTATTTTTGCAGCTACAAAAAAACTCTTATTACAGCTAACCAGAAGGATTATATTGTACAGATATACACAAGAATTTTCCAGTTTGTTCAGATTGTTTTGCAGAGTGTTTTTCTCTTTTTCACGCATCAGTATCTTACATATTTGATAATTTATATAGTGTGCACATTGGGACAAAATATTGCATTATCAATTAAGGCGGATAAAATGTATCCGTTTATAACGGAAAAAAATGATGCTGAACTTAGCGAGAATGAAACAAAGCAAATATTTGCAAATGTAAAAGCATTGTTTGTGTATAAGATTGGATCTGTCGTCCTTAATGGAACAGACAATATTATAATATCTGCAATTATTAATGTTGGAACAGTTGGAATAGCATCAAATTATACGATGCTTATGAATAATGTAACCAATGTTGTGGGGAGTGCAATTACATCTTTAACAGCAAGTGTTGGGAACCTTTCGGTTAAAGGCAGCAAGACACAAATGAGAGATGTCATGCACCAACTTTTATTATTGTGTGTATGGTTATATGGGTTTATAGCTATTGGCTTTTTTGTACTGGCCAATGATTTTGTTGAGTTATGGATTGGCAAAAATTATTTGTTAGAACAATCAGTAGTGTTTGCTATTCTATTCAGTCTATATATCAATGGCGTGCAATATGCTGCTTATACATTTAGAACAACACAGGGGTTATTTGTTCAAAGTCGATGGGTGCCATTAATATCGGCTATAATAAATATTATTTTATCAATATGGTGGGGAAAACTCATTGGATTGACGGGAATATTTATTGCGACAGGCATATCAAGACTATGTACAACTACAATAGTTGATCCGTGGCTTGTCTATAAAAATAATTTTGGAAAGGCACCAGTTGAATATTATATAAAGTATATAATGGAATCCTTGGGCGTAGTAATTAATGGACTTTTTCAAATATGGTTAATAAATAAGATTAGTATAAACGGCTGGTTGGGATTTTTTGTAAAAGGAATTGCTATCTGTATTACAGCTAATTTGATTTTCTTGATTGAATTTGGTTGGACTAAAGATTTTAAAGCATTAGTCCGAAGAGTAATTCCACAGATGAGAAAGAAAAAAGGATGAGAATAATGAAAAAGTATAAAATAGGGTATACGACAGGTGTGTATGATATGTTTCATATTGGACATTTAAACATATTAAAAAGGGCAAAGGAGCAATGCGAATATTTAATAGTAGGAGTAACAACAGATGAGCTTTGTTATGCTAGAAAAAAGAAACTTCCTATTATATGTGAAACCGAACGAATGGCAATCGTTAGGGAATTAAAGTGTGTGGATGAAGTAGTTCCACAAAATGATATGGACAAAGTTGCTGCTGTAAAAAAATACCATGCAGATGCTGTGTTTGTTGGCTCTGATTGGAAAGGAACAGAATCGTGGAACAAATATGAAAAGGAACTGTCTGAAATTGGATGTACGGTAGTATATTTGGATCATACAGATGGAATTTCATCTACAATTCTTAGAGATAGACTTAATAGTGGAGAAAAAGCATTATAAGACATGATGTACGTTCAAGGAAGTACTACAAAACGAAAGCAGAATTCAGAAAATACATAGAAAAGCTGAAATCTTCAAACTAAGAGTATT carries:
- a CDS encoding adenylyltransferase/cytidyltransferase family protein, producing MKKYKIGYTTGVYDMFHIGHLNILKRAKEQCEYLIVGVTTDELCYARKKKLPIICETERMAIVRELKCVDEVVPQNDMDKVAAVKKYHADAVFVGSDWKGTESWNKYEKELSEIGCTVVYLDHTDGISSTILRDRLNSGEKAL